Proteins encoded within one genomic window of Streptomyces sp. NBC_01237:
- a CDS encoding SDR family NAD(P)-dependent oxidoreductase has translation MTTFALVGAGPGLGLAAARRFGQAGQRVALLSRSAQHQDNLAAELARDNIHARGFTADVLDPASLTAALQEAADTLGPVEILQFSPVPRSDFMKPVLDTTSADLDDPLAFSVKGPLTCVNTVLPGMRELGRGTLLFVNGGSAVRPKASVAGTSIAFAAESAYAQMLHTALAPENIHVTQLIVPGAISPDSTTSSPEALADLLYGLHTDRNGFRHYAEPMPDPQDGTP, from the coding sequence GTGACCACCTTCGCTCTCGTCGGTGCCGGCCCCGGTCTGGGGCTGGCTGCCGCCCGTCGCTTCGGCCAAGCGGGCCAGCGCGTCGCCCTCCTCTCGCGCAGCGCCCAGCACCAGGACAATCTGGCAGCTGAACTGGCCAGGGACAACATTCACGCCCGCGGCTTCACCGCCGACGTCCTGGACCCCGCCTCCCTCACCGCAGCCCTGCAAGAGGCCGCGGACACGCTGGGGCCCGTCGAGATCCTCCAGTTCAGCCCGGTACCCCGCAGCGACTTCATGAAGCCGGTCCTGGACACCACCTCCGCCGACCTGGACGACCCGCTGGCCTTCTCCGTCAAGGGGCCGCTCACCTGCGTGAACACCGTTCTGCCCGGCATGCGGGAGCTCGGGCGGGGCACGCTTCTGTTCGTCAACGGCGGCAGCGCGGTTCGCCCGAAGGCCAGCGTGGCCGGTACCTCGATCGCGTTCGCAGCCGAGAGCGCGTACGCGCAGATGCTCCACACCGCCCTCGCCCCCGAGAACATCCACGTCACACAGCTCATCGTGCCTGGGGCTATCAGCCCCGACTCCACAACCTCCAGCCCCGAGGCCCTCGCCGACCTGCTGTACGGCCTGCACACCGACCGCAACGGCTTCCGCCACTACGCCGAGCCCATGCCCGACCCGCAGGACGGCACCCCATGA
- a CDS encoding (R)-mandelonitrile lyase translates to MQITRSSIDTVKGPADWFTGDVYIDPVAAAPAPSRVTASLVHFMPGARTHWHRHPLGQTVFVTEGVGLCQRRGGPVEVIRPGDRVLFEADEEHWHGAAPNRLMVHLAINEGDDTHDVVHWLNPVTDEEYTATPATG, encoded by the coding sequence GTGCAGATCACCCGCAGCTCGATCGACACCGTCAAGGGCCCGGCAGACTGGTTCACCGGCGATGTCTACATCGACCCCGTCGCCGCCGCGCCCGCCCCGTCCCGGGTCACCGCGTCCCTGGTTCACTTCATGCCCGGCGCCCGCACTCACTGGCACCGCCACCCCTTGGGCCAGACCGTCTTCGTCACCGAAGGCGTCGGTCTGTGCCAGCGCCGCGGCGGCCCGGTGGAAGTCATCCGGCCCGGCGACCGCGTCCTGTTCGAAGCCGACGAGGAGCACTGGCACGGCGCCGCACCGAACCGGCTCATGGTCCACCTGGCCATCAACGAGGGCGACGACACCCACGACGTCGTGCACTGGCTGAACCCCGTCACCGACGAGGAATACACCGCCACCCCGGCCACCGGCTGA
- a CDS encoding zinc-dependent alcohol dehydrogenase family protein: MRGAVIYAPGDIRFETVDDAKILKPTDAVIRTAVTCVCGSDLWPYRGAEPTEHAHPMGHEYVGFVEEVGSAVTSVKPGQFVVGSFATSDNTCANCRNGFQSNCLNREFMSTCQAEYVRIPNAQGTLVATEDVPGEDLWPGLLAVSDVMGTGWWAADAAEVRPGSTAVVVGDGAVGLCGVIAAKELGAERIIAMSRHASRQKLAREFGATDIVTERGEEGVARIKELTGGIGADSVLECVGTAQAMSQALHSARPGGNVGFVGVPHEVAVDGQELFFSHVGLRGGPAPVRRYLPDLIDRVLQGRIDPGKVFDLTLPLEQVAEGYKAMDERRAIKTLLKP, translated from the coding sequence ATGCGCGGAGCAGTGATCTACGCCCCCGGTGACATCCGGTTCGAGACCGTGGACGATGCCAAGATCCTCAAGCCGACCGACGCTGTCATCCGGACGGCTGTGACCTGCGTGTGCGGTTCCGACCTGTGGCCCTATCGTGGCGCGGAGCCGACGGAGCACGCACATCCCATGGGCCACGAGTACGTCGGCTTCGTCGAGGAGGTCGGATCTGCGGTCACCTCGGTGAAGCCCGGCCAGTTCGTCGTCGGCTCGTTCGCCACCTCGGACAACACCTGCGCGAACTGTCGCAACGGCTTCCAGTCGAACTGCCTGAACCGCGAGTTCATGTCCACCTGCCAGGCCGAGTACGTCCGCATTCCCAACGCCCAGGGCACCCTGGTCGCCACCGAGGACGTGCCGGGCGAGGATCTGTGGCCCGGTCTCCTTGCCGTGTCCGACGTGATGGGCACCGGCTGGTGGGCCGCGGACGCCGCCGAGGTGAGGCCCGGCTCGACCGCCGTGGTCGTCGGCGACGGCGCGGTCGGCCTCTGCGGGGTGATCGCGGCCAAGGAGCTGGGCGCGGAGCGCATCATCGCCATGTCACGGCACGCCTCTCGCCAGAAGCTGGCGCGCGAGTTCGGCGCCACCGACATCGTCACCGAGCGCGGTGAGGAAGGTGTCGCCCGGATCAAGGAGCTGACCGGCGGGATCGGTGCCGACTCGGTCCTGGAGTGCGTCGGCACCGCTCAGGCCATGAGCCAGGCCCTGCACTCCGCCCGGCCCGGCGGCAACGTCGGCTTCGTCGGCGTCCCCCACGAGGTCGCCGTCGACGGACAGGAGCTGTTCTTCTCCCACGTCGGCCTGCGCGGCGGCCCCGCCCCCGTACGCCGCTACCTCCCCGACCTGATCGACCGCGTCCTTCAGGGCCGGATTGACCCGGGCAAGGTCTTCGACCTCACCCTGCCCCTGGAGCAGGTCGCCGAGGGCTACAAGGCGATGGACGAGCGCCGTGCGATCAAAACCCTCCTCAAGCCCTGA
- a CDS encoding helix-turn-helix transcriptional regulator, translated as MDNREEVREFLTSRRAKITPEQAGLPAGPRRRVPGLRRSEVAALADMSVEYYAKLERGNLAGVSPSVLEALARALQLDDAERAHLLNLAQAADGSDVLNRPRRRRTKDQWRPHRSLQWTLDAITAGPAFVRNGRMDILAANPLARAFYGDVYAAPGNQANLARFNFLDPASRRFYPDWDLFADVAVAILRTEAGRNPHDKDLHDLVGELSTRSEEFRTRWGAHNVRHHGTGTKRFHHSAVGELTLAFEGLEMAAEPGLTLTIYTAEPGSPSEEGLRLLASWAATQNSDSPSTTENAGR; from the coding sequence ATGGACAACCGCGAGGAGGTCCGCGAGTTCCTCACCTCGCGGCGAGCCAAGATCACCCCCGAGCAGGCCGGGCTGCCGGCGGGCCCTCGACGCCGGGTTCCCGGCCTTCGCAGGAGCGAGGTCGCTGCCCTGGCAGACATGAGCGTCGAGTACTACGCCAAGCTCGAACGCGGCAACCTCGCCGGCGTCTCCCCGTCCGTCCTGGAAGCTCTCGCCCGAGCCCTTCAGCTCGATGACGCCGAACGCGCCCACCTGCTGAATCTGGCCCAGGCCGCCGACGGATCCGACGTCCTCAACCGCCCCCGCCGACGGCGTACGAAGGACCAGTGGAGGCCGCACCGCAGCCTGCAATGGACCTTGGACGCCATCACCGCAGGTCCCGCGTTCGTCCGCAACGGCCGTATGGACATCCTGGCCGCCAACCCGCTCGCTCGTGCCTTCTACGGCGACGTCTACGCCGCCCCCGGCAACCAGGCGAACCTGGCCCGCTTCAACTTCCTCGACCCCGCCTCGCGCCGCTTCTACCCCGACTGGGACCTCTTCGCCGACGTCGCCGTGGCCATCCTGCGCACCGAAGCCGGGCGAAATCCGCACGACAAGGACCTGCACGACCTCGTCGGCGAGCTGTCCACCCGCAGCGAAGAATTCCGCACCCGCTGGGGTGCCCACAACGTCCGCCACCACGGCACCGGCACCAAACGCTTCCACCACTCGGCCGTCGGAGAGCTCACCCTCGCCTTCGAGGGCCTGGAAATGGCCGCCGAACCCGGCCTCACCCTCACCATCTACACCGCCGAACCCGGCTCACCCTCCGAAGAAGGACTGCGCCTGCTCGCCTCCTGGGCTGCCACCCAGAACAGCGACAGCCCCTCCACCACAGAGAACGCGGGCCGGTAG
- a CDS encoding site-specific integrase, with protein MTTGNDGAAILPSLLSELADREVLHTRSLRYGTDRAALSRVRDRAWSLAEAQPDQHTQTIMLHWATYPGLLEYDFKVFVLATLDSPYPPVLSRLTGIDQASVSTVHMWFKRLRVFATWLRHRGIDRLHEVTDRDLDQYLDHVRSIQASTSTRRQLFNAVRAVWAYAPHLPPECRMSVAEPWQGRSPGELAEDIQTGRGNRTARIAADTMIPLLDWALRIVEDIGPDVRDAWREFRQLYTGTHPEQARFAGLPRTERMKLFLRDAHRTGVALPGDPENPGEDVPGHRNPGGFGDRTGPETEGIGQHGKPEEAGQVLVVDRAGSVTGRVDGRPWRDKPIAASELPELVWVVTAACFVIVSYLSGMRPGEVANLRRGCRAEDPDSGELLLLGHRGKGHDRTAAESQRPASRPWAVVRPVHQAIDLLETLHTTDLLFPTRLPSSSGRKSRMGALTWGSSKTIRELRRLQDWVNSTFTPADGDIAIPPDPIKHLHASRFRRTLAFFIVRRPRGLIAAALQYGHLKTKVTLNYAAQGDDSWLDDVAVERLEMALEQSEDDWTRLDEDNEHVSGPAAAEYRRRTAGAATFLGRTVRAQASVKRLLEQSDTDIHHGEAMTCVHRAETAECRKEKLLLGLAADNGPDDSLCHSTCANLAYTDRDIAEHRRRLPILETEARDPMTPRPRRDRAAAQAARICAVIEQHETSRPVATHMEGGQVA; from the coding sequence ATGACCACAGGCAACGACGGTGCCGCTATCCTGCCGTCGCTACTGAGCGAGCTCGCGGACAGGGAAGTTCTCCATACCCGGTCTCTGCGGTACGGAACCGACCGTGCGGCACTGTCCAGGGTCCGGGATCGCGCCTGGTCGCTGGCAGAAGCACAGCCGGACCAGCACACCCAAACAATCATGCTTCATTGGGCGACGTACCCGGGGCTGCTGGAATACGACTTCAAGGTCTTCGTCCTGGCAACCCTCGACAGCCCATACCCGCCCGTCCTGAGCAGGCTCACGGGGATCGACCAGGCGAGCGTCTCCACGGTGCACATGTGGTTCAAGCGCCTTCGCGTCTTTGCGACCTGGCTGCGGCATCGCGGCATCGATCGGCTCCACGAAGTGACCGACCGCGATCTCGACCAGTATCTGGATCACGTCCGGTCCATACAGGCCAGCACGAGCACGCGCCGTCAGCTCTTCAACGCCGTTCGGGCCGTGTGGGCCTATGCGCCGCATCTGCCTCCGGAATGCCGCATGTCTGTAGCGGAACCGTGGCAGGGACGCTCGCCGGGCGAGCTCGCGGAGGACATCCAGACCGGCCGCGGCAACAGGACCGCGAGGATCGCGGCGGACACGATGATCCCCCTGCTGGACTGGGCCCTGCGGATCGTCGAAGACATCGGCCCGGATGTCCGCGACGCCTGGCGAGAGTTCCGTCAGCTGTACACCGGAACCCATCCCGAACAGGCACGGTTCGCCGGACTGCCACGCACCGAGCGCATGAAGCTCTTCCTCCGGGACGCACACCGTACAGGCGTCGCACTGCCAGGTGACCCCGAGAACCCCGGCGAAGACGTCCCCGGCCACCGGAATCCCGGAGGATTCGGCGATCGAACGGGGCCCGAGACCGAGGGAATTGGGCAGCACGGGAAGCCCGAGGAGGCAGGCCAGGTACTTGTAGTCGATCGCGCCGGTAGTGTCACTGGTCGCGTCGACGGGCGCCCGTGGAGGGACAAACCGATCGCCGCATCCGAACTCCCTGAGCTCGTCTGGGTGGTGACGGCAGCGTGTTTCGTGATCGTGTCCTATCTGTCGGGTATGCGCCCCGGGGAGGTGGCCAATCTCCGCCGCGGCTGCCGTGCGGAGGACCCCGATTCCGGGGAGTTGCTGCTGCTCGGACACCGCGGCAAAGGCCACGACCGCACCGCGGCCGAGTCGCAAAGGCCAGCCAGCCGCCCCTGGGCTGTCGTCCGCCCCGTACATCAGGCCATCGACCTGCTGGAGACGCTCCACACAACCGACCTGCTCTTCCCGACCCGCCTGCCCAGCAGCAGTGGCCGCAAGAGCCGCATGGGCGCCCTCACGTGGGGCTCCAGCAAGACCATCCGCGAGCTGCGGAGGCTCCAGGACTGGGTGAACTCCACCTTCACCCCCGCCGATGGCGACATCGCGATTCCTCCAGATCCCATCAAGCACCTGCACGCGTCGCGCTTCCGCCGTACCCTCGCCTTCTTCATCGTGCGCCGCCCTCGCGGACTCATCGCCGCCGCCCTGCAGTACGGCCATCTCAAGACGAAGGTCACTCTGAATTACGCGGCTCAAGGCGACGATTCCTGGCTGGATGACGTCGCGGTGGAGCGACTGGAGATGGCCCTCGAACAGTCCGAGGACGACTGGACCCGTCTGGATGAGGACAACGAGCACGTCAGCGGGCCGGCCGCAGCCGAGTACCGTCGCCGCACCGCCGGCGCAGCGACCTTCCTCGGCCGTACCGTACGCGCGCAGGCGAGCGTCAAGCGGCTCCTTGAGCAAAGCGACACCGATATCCACCATGGCGAAGCCATGACCTGCGTTCATCGTGCCGAAACCGCCGAGTGCCGCAAGGAGAAGCTGCTGCTGGGCCTGGCCGCCGACAATGGGCCCGACGATTCGCTGTGTCACAGCACCTGCGCCAACCTCGCCTACACCGACCGGGACATCGCCGAACACCGCAGGCGACTGCCCATCCTGGAAACCGAGGCCCGTGACCCGATGACGCCACGTCCGCGACGGGACCGCGCTGCCGCACAAGCGGCGCGGATCTGCGCGGTGATCGAGCAGCACGAGACATCACGTCCGGTCGCCACGCACATGGAAGGCGGCCAGGTCGCATGA
- a CDS encoding GNAT family N-acetyltransferase → MNADTAPTPATEPRDADGRPPVRAATASDAEAITRMRSEHVLSAPFTEDWLRRCTDELAPRLTPERDARAFVVDAPDGTMAACALGLIHPVLPAPAYPRGRAARVQLVATHPDHRRRGYARAVVSALLDHLAGVEEVTLFELHTSPEAAPLYRELGFSGNPALMRMTRHRPPAGLAPGAQPDSTWVPPQQYADALPRAAAYVCLYVTDEDDRPLQLHSVYSPGHPWHMIGGAMDLGERPWDAVVRECREETGMTPAGPPRLLATVYGQPREGRPYSTLQLIFDGGRLTAEQIRGLTLNPREHDEARVLPLAEWEALMPARDFVRLRAVEEARRTGVAAYVDTWGNA, encoded by the coding sequence GTGAACGCCGACACGGCACCCACTCCCGCGACCGAGCCGCGCGACGCCGACGGACGGCCGCCGGTCCGCGCGGCAACCGCCTCTGACGCCGAGGCCATCACCCGGATGCGCTCCGAACATGTCCTGTCCGCACCGTTCACCGAGGACTGGCTCCGGCGGTGCACGGACGAGCTGGCACCACGGCTGACGCCGGAGAGGGACGCTCGGGCTTTCGTAGTCGACGCCCCGGACGGCACGATGGCCGCCTGCGCTCTGGGCCTGATCCACCCCGTGCTCCCGGCCCCGGCCTACCCCCGAGGCCGGGCCGCCCGCGTGCAACTCGTCGCCACGCACCCGGACCACCGGCGCCGCGGTTACGCCCGGGCGGTCGTGTCCGCACTCCTGGACCACCTCGCTGGCGTCGAGGAAGTGACGCTGTTCGAGCTGCACACCAGCCCGGAGGCCGCGCCCCTGTACCGGGAGCTCGGCTTCAGCGGCAACCCAGCGCTCATGCGGATGACCCGCCACCGCCCACCCGCCGGTCTCGCGCCTGGTGCGCAGCCGGATTCGACGTGGGTGCCGCCGCAGCAGTACGCCGACGCACTGCCCCGGGCGGCCGCGTACGTGTGCCTCTACGTCACCGACGAGGACGACCGGCCGCTCCAGCTGCACTCCGTCTACTCCCCCGGCCACCCCTGGCACATGATCGGCGGGGCGATGGATCTGGGCGAGCGGCCCTGGGACGCGGTGGTGCGCGAGTGCCGGGAAGAGACCGGCATGACCCCGGCGGGTCCGCCCCGGCTGCTGGCCACCGTGTACGGGCAGCCCCGGGAAGGGCGTCCGTACAGCACGCTGCAGCTGATCTTCGACGGCGGGCGCCTGACCGCTGAGCAGATCCGGGGCCTCACCCTCAACCCGCGCGAGCACGACGAGGCCCGGGTCCTGCCCCTGGCCGAGTGGGAGGCCTTGATGCCGGCTCGCGATTTCGTGCGGCTGCGTGCCGTGGAGGAGGCGCGCCGCACCGGCGTGGCCGCATACGTCGACACCTGGGGGAACGCATGA
- a CDS encoding HIT family protein yields MAGFAVHRSEGGATGTATVSDFYCHQALAGAVPIERAKETERVLAFHHTNPSYPVHIVVIPKVHVPSLTDLGNADEGLLNEMVAVVREVAAGVEREYGACSVTTNLGLYQESKHMHWHVTYRGESEAEIRDMYGNHD; encoded by the coding sequence CTGGCCGGCTTCGCAGTTCACCGAAGCGAGGGCGGTGCCACCGGTACCGCGACCGTCTCCGACTTCTACTGCCATCAGGCGCTGGCCGGCGCGGTTCCCATCGAGAGGGCGAAGGAGACCGAACGGGTCCTGGCCTTCCACCACACCAACCCCTCGTACCCGGTCCACATCGTGGTGATCCCCAAGGTGCACGTCCCTTCGCTCACTGACCTCGGCAACGCTGACGAGGGTCTGCTGAACGAGATGGTGGCGGTGGTGCGGGAGGTGGCCGCCGGTGTGGAGAGGGAGTACGGGGCGTGCTCGGTGACGACGAACCTGGGCCTGTACCAGGAGTCGAAGCACATGCACTGGCACGTCACCTACCGGGGCGAGAGCGAGGCGGAGATCCGCGACATGTACGGCAACCACGACTGA
- a CDS encoding NUDIX hydrolase, which produces MPEKVTKDTVLCYVVRDGKLLVFRHTDYSYEEVGIQVPAGSIRLAERPEAAALREAREETGLSDFKIVRKLGETRYDISPYRAEIQRRHVFHLELTEPTPERWASQEGHEGVGEPTRFECFWIPLEAAHVLQSGQGALLGRL; this is translated from the coding sequence GTGCCCGAGAAGGTCACCAAGGACACAGTCCTGTGCTACGTCGTGCGCGACGGGAAACTGCTGGTCTTCCGGCACACCGACTACAGCTACGAGGAAGTCGGGATCCAGGTCCCGGCAGGCAGTATCCGCCTGGCCGAGAGGCCGGAGGCCGCCGCGTTGCGGGAGGCCCGCGAGGAAACCGGCCTGAGCGACTTCAAGATCGTGCGCAAGCTCGGCGAGACTAGGTATGACATCAGCCCCTACCGGGCCGAGATCCAGCGCCGGCACGTCTTTCACCTGGAGCTGACCGAGCCCACCCCCGAGCGGTGGGCCAGCCAGGAGGGCCACGAAGGGGTCGGCGAACCGACACGGTTCGAGTGTTTCTGGATCCCGCTGGAGGCCGCCCACGTCCTTCAGTCCGGCCAGGGTGCGCTGCTGGGACGCCTGTAG